In a single window of the Brachionichthys hirsutus isolate HB-005 chromosome 18, CSIRO-AGI_Bhir_v1, whole genome shotgun sequence genome:
- the LOC137908043 gene encoding interferon alpha-inducible protein 27-like protein 2 — MVLLKIAAMVGGAGLAVVVAPAVLAAVGFTAGGVAAGSVAAKMMSAAAVANGGGVAAGSAVAALQSAGAAGLPILATAVVAGVGGAAGAVAGLFK, encoded by the exons ATGGTCCTAC TTAAAATTGCAGCCATGGTCGGAggtgcag GGCTTGCTGTGGTCGTGGCCCCGGCCGTCCTGGCAGCCGTGGGTTTCACCGCGGGCGGGGTGGCGGCGGGATCCGTCGCGGCGAAGATGATGTCGGCTGCTGCGGTGGCCAACGGGGGGGGAGTCGCAGCCGGGAGCGCGGTGGCCGCCCTGCAGTCCGCAG GTGCTGCTGGTCTGCCGATACTCGCCACGGCAGTCGTGGCTGGCGTTGGAGGAGCAGCGGGGGCGGTGGCGGGCTTGTTCAAATAA